Proteins encoded by one window of Bradyrhizobium sp. B097:
- a CDS encoding thiamine pyrophosphate-binding protein, whose protein sequence is MTKSNARTGGQILIDQLVAQGVERVTCVPGESYLAALDALHDSPIDVVICRAEGGAAMMAEAYGKLTGRPGICFVTRGPGSTNAAHGVHIAMQDSTPMILFVGQVDTGMREREAFQELDYKAVFGTMAKWAVEIDRPDRIPELVARAFRVALQGRPGPVVISLPENMLTETAAVADAPKVEPAASWPAPSDLERLGAMLAGAKAPLVVLGGSAWTAEAAKGIARFAERFDLPVATSFRRASLFDADHSHYAGDLGIGPSPKLRDRFTGADVILLIGGRMSEMPSSSYTLLDIPTPSQKLIHVHPGSEELGRVYQPALAIQATPAAFAAAVESMKPAAAPAWKGEAAKAHVDYLAWTEKPRELPGHFQYGEVVTWLRDRLPKDAIVCNGAGNYAGWIHRHHRFHAFAAQLAPTSGSMGYGVPAAVMAKRQHPDRVVVAFAGDGCFLMNGQEFATAVQYDAPLIVVVIDNAQYGTIRMHQERDYPGRVVGTQLKNPDFALYAKAFGGHGERVERTEDFAPAFERALASGKPAILHCLVDQRALSVGKDFAPQASS, encoded by the coding sequence ATGACCAAAAGCAACGCCCGCACCGGAGGCCAGATCCTGATCGACCAGCTGGTCGCGCAAGGGGTGGAGCGCGTCACCTGTGTGCCGGGCGAGAGCTATCTGGCGGCGCTCGACGCCCTGCATGACAGCCCGATCGACGTCGTGATCTGCCGTGCCGAAGGGGGCGCGGCGATGATGGCGGAGGCCTATGGCAAGCTCACCGGGCGTCCCGGCATCTGCTTCGTCACCCGCGGCCCGGGCTCGACCAACGCCGCGCACGGCGTGCACATCGCGATGCAGGACTCCACCCCGATGATCCTGTTCGTCGGCCAGGTCGACACCGGCATGCGTGAGCGCGAGGCGTTCCAGGAGCTCGATTACAAGGCGGTGTTCGGCACCATGGCGAAATGGGCGGTCGAGATCGATCGTCCGGACCGCATTCCGGAACTGGTCGCGCGCGCCTTCCGCGTCGCGCTGCAGGGCCGCCCCGGTCCGGTCGTAATCTCGCTGCCGGAGAACATGCTGACGGAAACCGCAGCGGTCGCCGACGCGCCGAAGGTCGAGCCCGCCGCGAGCTGGCCGGCGCCATCGGATCTCGAACGTCTCGGCGCGATGCTGGCGGGCGCCAAGGCGCCGCTCGTGGTGCTCGGCGGCTCGGCCTGGACCGCGGAGGCCGCCAAGGGCATCGCGCGCTTCGCCGAGCGTTTTGATCTCCCGGTCGCGACCTCGTTCCGCCGCGCCTCGCTGTTCGACGCCGACCACTCGCATTATGCCGGCGATCTCGGCATCGGCCCGAGCCCGAAGCTCAGGGATCGCTTCACCGGCGCCGACGTCATTCTCCTGATCGGCGGCCGCATGTCGGAGATGCCGTCCTCGTCCTACACGCTGCTCGACATTCCCACACCGAGCCAGAAGCTCATTCACGTGCATCCGGGCTCCGAAGAGCTCGGCCGCGTCTACCAGCCGGCGCTGGCGATCCAGGCGACGCCTGCGGCCTTCGCTGCCGCGGTCGAGAGCATGAAGCCCGCAGCCGCGCCCGCCTGGAAGGGTGAGGCGGCCAAGGCGCACGTGGACTATCTTGCCTGGACCGAGAAGCCGCGCGAGCTGCCAGGGCACTTCCAATACGGCGAGGTCGTGACCTGGCTGCGCGATCGGCTGCCGAAGGATGCGATCGTCTGCAACGGCGCCGGCAATTACGCCGGTTGGATTCATCGCCACCATCGCTTCCACGCTTTCGCAGCCCAGCTCGCGCCGACCTCGGGCTCGATGGGCTACGGCGTGCCGGCGGCTGTGATGGCCAAGCGGCAGCATCCGGATCGCGTGGTCGTCGCATTCGCCGGCGACGGCTGCTTCCTGATGAACGGGCAGGAGTTCGCCACCGCCGTGCAGTATGACGCGCCGCTGATCGTTGTCGTCATCGACAATGCGCAATACGGCACCATCCGCATGCATCAGGAGCGCGACTATCCCGGCCGCGTCGTCGGCACCCAGCTCAAGAACCCGGATTTCGCGCTCTACGCCAAGGCGTTCGGCGGTCATGGCGAGCGGGTCGAGCGCACCGAAGACTTCGCGCCGGCGTTCGAGCGGGCGCTGGCGTCCGGCAAGCCCGCGATCCTGCACTGCCTGGTCGATCAGCGTGCGCTGTCGGTCGGTAAGGATTTTGCGCCGCAGGCTTCTAGCTGA
- a CDS encoding methyl-accepting chemotaxis protein — MLGMKSVASVIGSDSSYRLFDDMPISVMLCELDNFRITYINESTRQNLKKIEHVLPVKVDALIGQSIDIFHKNPQHQRRLLSDPKNLPHRARITIGGETLDLTVTAMTNSRGRYTGPMLTWELATEKARLETQTERLLQMLDNMPINIMMCDTEFNITYINQTSLKTLDTVKHLLPVAPDKILGNSFDIFHRNPAHQRRIVGDPKNLPHAAKIKLGPETLDLRVSGLTDKRGNYTGAMLSWSVVTGNVKLADDFEKDVKGLAGMLASASTQMQGTARSLTTTAEFVNQRSASAASASEELSSSVNEISRQVAEASRIARMAVEEAAKSDQLVAGLVTMAQKIGDVVALISQIAGQTNLLALNATIESARAGEAGRGFAVVASEVKALANQTAKATEDISAQINEMQAATGNTATALKAISQVIVQISEISTVIASAVEEQAAATKEVTANINGTTKAIDDASKAAENVLAASGELASNASELEVQVDKFLKNVRAM, encoded by the coding sequence ATGTTGGGGATGAAGAGCGTCGCAAGCGTGATCGGCTCGGACAGTTCTTACCGGCTGTTCGACGACATGCCGATCAGTGTCATGCTCTGCGAGCTGGACAATTTCAGGATCACCTACATCAACGAGTCGACGCGGCAGAATCTGAAGAAGATCGAACATGTGCTGCCGGTGAAGGTCGACGCGCTGATCGGACAATCGATCGACATCTTTCACAAGAACCCGCAGCATCAGCGCCGGCTCTTATCCGATCCGAAGAACCTGCCGCACAGGGCGCGCATCACCATCGGCGGCGAGACGCTCGATCTCACCGTGACAGCGATGACCAATTCACGCGGCCGCTACACCGGGCCGATGCTGACCTGGGAGCTCGCGACCGAGAAGGCGCGGCTTGAAACCCAGACCGAGCGGCTGTTGCAGATGCTCGACAACATGCCGATCAACATCATGATGTGCGATACCGAGTTCAACATCACCTACATCAACCAGACCAGCCTCAAGACGCTCGACACCGTGAAGCATTTGCTTCCGGTGGCGCCGGACAAGATCCTCGGCAACTCGTTCGACATCTTCCACAGGAACCCGGCGCATCAGCGCCGCATCGTCGGCGATCCCAAGAACCTGCCACACGCGGCCAAGATCAAGCTCGGCCCGGAAACGCTCGACCTGCGGGTCTCCGGGCTGACCGACAAACGCGGCAACTATACCGGCGCGATGCTGAGCTGGTCGGTTGTTACCGGCAATGTGAAGCTCGCCGACGATTTCGAGAAGGACGTCAAGGGCCTTGCCGGGATGCTGGCATCGGCCTCGACGCAGATGCAGGGCACCGCGCGATCGCTGACGACAACAGCCGAATTCGTCAATCAGCGCTCGGCGAGCGCGGCGTCCGCCTCCGAGGAGCTGTCGTCCTCGGTCAACGAGATCAGCCGTCAGGTGGCCGAAGCGAGCCGCATCGCCCGCATGGCGGTCGAGGAAGCCGCGAAATCCGACCAACTGGTCGCGGGCCTCGTGACCATGGCGCAGAAGATCGGCGACGTTGTCGCGCTGATCAGCCAGATCGCCGGCCAGACCAACTTGCTCGCGCTCAACGCCACGATCGAGTCCGCGCGTGCCGGCGAGGCCGGACGCGGATTTGCGGTCGTCGCCTCCGAGGTGAAGGCGCTGGCCAACCAGACCGCCAAGGCCACCGAAGACATTTCGGCGCAGATCAACGAGATGCAGGCCGCGACCGGCAACACAGCCACGGCGCTGAAGGCGATCTCGCAGGTCATCGTCCAGATCAGCGAGATCTCGACCGTGATCGCCAGCGCCGTCGAGGAACAGGCCGCGGCCACCAAGGAGGTCACCGCAAACATCAACGGAACGACCAAGGCGATCGACGATGCCAGCAAGGCCGCCGAGAACGTTCTGGCGGCCTCCGGGGAGCTCGCCAGCAACGCCTCGGAGCTGGAAGTTCAGGTCGACAAGTTCCTGAAGAACGTGCGCGCGATGTAG